The Ornithinimicrobium sufpigmenti genome includes the window TTCCCCCGGTGAAGAGATGAGAGAAGCGATGCGACAGGACCGACTCAAGAACCCCCACCCGTGGACCTACGAGATCCCCCTGGCGATCGCGGCGACCCTGCTGTTGGCCGCCGTCCTGGGCGTGCACGCCGGGCGGGCCGTAGCCAACTTCTTCGCCGGCGGCGGCTGGGGGTGGCCTCCAGCTACTGAGCTGTTCACCAGCCTGCCCGGCCTCCTGCGCGGAGATGCCGGCGCAGGGCTGACCAATGCCGGCGACCTCGCCGGACCCGGCGCGCTGGCGACCTGGGTGCTCATCACCGGGACGCTCAGCTTGCTCGGCTGGCTGGTCGCCTCCGTGGTGGCCTATCGGCGCTGGGGACCGGGCCGGCTACGTGGCATGGCCTCCCGGTCAGAGGCCGCGGCACTGCTGGGACTACCCCGGCTGCGCAAGCACCGGGCCATCATCCGGCCCGACCTTCACGGAAAGGCGGCACAGTGAACCTCCCCACCAGCGTCTTCGGGCCACGTCGAGTTCGGTCCCCGGACGGGGTAAGTACCGATCCCGGTTCGGTGCGCACCAAGTTCGATCCTCGGGACGTGGGGTGGAACCTGGGACGGTCCACCGCCCCCGCGGGGGTCGACCTGTGGGTGCCGTGGGACCGCACCGCCGGAGTCATCGGACCGCAAGGTTCAGGCAAGACCTTGGACCTGCTTACCCCTGCCCTGCTCGATGCACCCGGGCCGGCGCTGGTCACCCTCACCAAACCGGATGACCTGCTCCTGACCTTCACGTCCCGCTCCATCGACGGGCGGCCCTGTGTCGTGCTCGACCCGTTCGGGCTGGTGCCCGGGCTGCCCGAGCTCGTGTGGGACCCGATCGACGGGTGCGTGGACGCGGTCGTGGCCGAGCGGCGGGCCAAGGCGTTCACCGCCGGGACGATCAAGGGTGCTGTGGCCGAGGGGTACGGGGACCAGGCCGCCCGGTTCTACGCCGCTGAGGCCGCCAAGGTCATCCAGGCCTACTTCCACGCGGCCGCGTTGACCAGCCGCACCCTGGACGACGTGCTGGAGTGGGTCGCCGACCCGCGCTCCACCGTCGAACCGTCGGAGATCCTGCGCACCCACCCCCAGGCTGCACGGTTCTGGCACGGGCTGCTGCACGGGGCCCTCCACGGAGACGAACGGACCGCCGGCAACACGATCACCACGGTGCAGCAGGCCCTGTCGCTGTTCTTCCAGGAACCGATGCGTCAACGGTGCGTCCCCGGACCCGGACGACCAGCGACCAATATCGGGCAGGTCTTGGCCGGCGGCGGCACTATCTACCTGCTCGGTCGGGAAGACCCCTACGCCTCCGCCTCACCGCTGATGACCGCCCTGGCCGAGCACGTCCTGGACACCGCCCTGGCCATGGCCCAGCACTCAGGCTGGGGTCGGCTGTGTCCACCGATGCTTGCCTGTCTGGACGAGCTGCCCTCCACCGCGCCCCTGCCCACCCTGCGCACCCGGATGGCCAACGAACGCGCAATGGGCCTGTCCTTCATCTGGGCCGCGCAGACCCGCGCCCAGCTGGACTCGATCTTCGGCCAGCAGGAGGCCCGCGCCGTGCTCGGCCTGACCAACAACCTGGTCCTGTTCGGCGGCTCCAAGGACGTCGCCTTCAACCAGGAAGTCTCCGACCTCCTCGGCAAGGTCCGCGTCGGCCGCGCCACCTGGAACGCCGGACATCGCAGCGGACGCACCTACACGGGCGAGGACATCCCCGTCCTGACCGGTTCCGAGATCCGCCAGATCAAGGAACGGCACGCCCTGGTCATCTCCGAGAACGGCAAACCGATCATGGCCCGGCTCCACCGCTGCATCGACGGCAAACCCGGTAAGCGGCTCCTGGCCGAGCAAGCCATGCTCCGAGACCAGATCGGTGGCCACCGGCGCGCCACCATCACCCCCGAGGCTCGCACCACCGCCGCCCTGGCCGCGGCCCGCCACCACGGCCTCATCGCAGCGGAGTACGACAGGTGAGCACGCCCACGCAGACAGGAGAACAGGGACGGGGACGCTACCCGCTGGCCAGGCCCTTCCCCACCCCCGGCCGCCTGATCGCCCTTGCCTACCGGGAGCTCGATCTCGCCCTCAACGGGGACGACGCCGAACGCCGGGCGTCCGGCGACCCCAGCAAGCTGCTCCGTCCGTGGGACCCCGGATCCATCGAGGACCCGCCCATGCGGGCCGAACTGTGGCAATGGCTCGAGGCGGTCGTCGAGTGGGTCAACACCGAGCACGTATGGGACCCCTGCCACCTCGTCCCACCGTGCTGGCCCGCCCACCCGCACCTGGTCCACGAGATCGCGGTCCTGGCCGACCAACGCCGGAAAGCCGGCCAGGCCCTCGCCAGCGACGCACTTGAGGAATGGCACCGCTACGCCCTGCCCGCCTTCTTCGACCGCCGCAAGACCAGGCTGCGCGCAGCTTGTGACAACCGCCACCACGACTGGCCAGCCCGCCCCGCCCACGTCCGCTTCCAGAACGACCACGGACACCGGACCCGGCACTACACCGGCGACGTCGATCACCACCGCCGGCTTCTCCAACCGCCCGACCAGACCCAGCCGGTCCCGCGCCTGCACGTCGTCGATGGCCACCAAGTCGACCCTCAAACCGGCGAGGTGTACTAAGTCACTCGAGATCCGCGACTTAGGAGCCGATGGGGGAGCGGGGCGCTGTGACTCGCGACCTGCGGCAGTCCAGGATGGTTCGTGCCTTTGGCGTGGTCGGCCGCCAGTGGCGTCGGCCTGGTCGGTGCCTTATGGCGGTGAGTACAAGTGCTCGGTGGCGCCTTCGCCGAGCTTGCCTGGTCTGCGTAGTTGGACGAGAGCCGCATGAGTGATCAGCAGGGGCAGTCCAGTTGTCAGGTAGTTCTTTGCGGAGATGGCCCACACGATGAGGCCAAGTGTTGCGAGCAGCGTATGCCAGTCCAGGGCTTGTGGACATCGGTTCTCCTCACTCGTTGTCGGCACTGTAGTTGGGCCGTTGGGGAGGCGTCTGATATGGCGCTGGTTATGAGCGCCCTCGCGTATAGCGTTCTCTCCCTCCGACCCGCGACTGGCGGGGTTCAGTTCTAGGGAGTC containing:
- a CDS encoding type IV secretory system conjugative DNA transfer family protein; its protein translation is MGWNLGRSTAPAGVDLWVPWDRTAGVIGPQGSGKTLDLLTPALLDAPGPALVTLTKPDDLLLTFTSRSIDGRPCVVLDPFGLVPGLPELVWDPIDGCVDAVVAERRAKAFTAGTIKGAVAEGYGDQAARFYAAEAAKVIQAYFHAAALTSRTLDDVLEWVADPRSTVEPSEILRTHPQAARFWHGLLHGALHGDERTAGNTITTVQQALSLFFQEPMRQRCVPGPGRPATNIGQVLAGGGTIYLLGREDPYASASPLMTALAEHVLDTALAMAQHSGWGRLCPPMLACLDELPSTAPLPTLRTRMANERAMGLSFIWAAQTRAQLDSIFGQQEARAVLGLTNNLVLFGGSKDVAFNQEVSDLLGKVRVGRATWNAGHRSGRTYTGEDIPVLTGSEIRQIKERHALVISENGKPIMARLHRCIDGKPGKRLLAEQAMLRDQIGGHRRATITPEARTTAALAAARHHGLIAAEYDR